A genome region from Hevea brasiliensis isolate MT/VB/25A 57/8 chromosome 7, ASM3005281v1, whole genome shotgun sequence includes the following:
- the LOC110665798 gene encoding subtilisin-like protease SBT5.3, which translates to MRLLNPTIFFLSFIILTSLHRPTFAFKKSYVVYLGAHSHGQEFTSIDQSLVTDSHYDLLGSFLGSRKFAQDAIFYSYTRHINGFAATIEDEVAAQIAKHPKVVSVFLNTGKKLHTTHSWSFLGLEQNGLVPSDSIWKKARFGQDIIIGNLDTGVWPESKSFNDEGLGPIPSKWKGICQNGSDPGFHCNRKLIGARYFNKGYASVAGPLNSTFDSPRDKEGHGTHTLSTAGGNFVAGASVFGLGNGSAKGGSPKARVAAYKVCYPPVGGNECFDADILAAFDTAISDGVDVLSVSLGGDPTPFFNDSVSIGSFHAVKNGIVVVCSAGNSGPNDATASNLAPWQITVGASTMDREFPSYVTLGNNMTFKGESLSRTALPKDKYFPIISASDARAANAAVEDALLCKAGTLDPKKAEGKILVCLRGGNARVDKGEQAALAGAVGMVLANDKDSGNEIIADPHILPASHLNYTNGVAIFAYINSTKSPIAYITPSTTQIGTKPAPFMAAFSSKGPNTIAPEILKPDITAPGVSIIAAYTEAEGPTNEDFDTRRVLFNSVSGTSMSCPHVSGIAGLLRTLHPTWSPAAIKSAIMTTAMTQDNNREPILNASYTKATPFSYGAGHIRPNQAMDPGLVYDLSVYDHLNFLCAMGYNATQILSFSETPYRCPSKAINLANFNYPSITIPKFNRTVTFTRRVKNVGSSPSTYKARIIKPSGFSISVEPEVLKFNKVGEEKSFRVTLKSKQLSARKDYVFGELIWSDNQHYVRSPIVVKW; encoded by the exons ATGAGGCTACTAAATCCTACCATTTTCTTCTTATCATTTATTATTCTCACCTCACTGCACAGACCAACCTTTGCTTTCAAAAAG TCATATGTTGTGTACTTGGGAGCACATTCACATGGCCAGGAATTTACTTCGATTGATCAAAGTCTTGTGACAGATTCTCACTATGATCTTCTTGGATCATTCTTGGGAAG CCGAAAGTTCGCACAAGATGCCATATTTTACTCTTATACAAGGCACATCAATGGCTTTGCTGCAACTAtagaagatgaagttgctgcaCAAATAGCTA AACATCCAAAAGTAGTTTCAGTCTTCTTGAACACAGGAAAGAAGTTGCACACAACTCATTCATGGAGCTTCCTCGGACTCGAGCAAAACGGATTAGTTCCTTCCGACTCAATCTGGAAGAAAGCAAGATTTGGGCAAGATATAATTATCGGAAACCTTGATACtg GCGTCTGGCCTGAATCCAAAAGCTTCAATGATGAAGGGTTGGGACCGATTCCATCAAAGTGGAAAGGAATATGTCAAAATGGTTCAGATCCTGGTTTCCACTGCAATAG GAAGCTTATTGGGGCAAGATACTTCAACAAAGGGTATGCCTCAGTGGCTGGTCCTCTGAATTCCACCTTCGATTCGCCTCGTGATAAAGAGGGTCATGGAACTCATACCTTGTCGACAGCAGGTGGAAATTTTGTAGCAGGAGCCAGTGTCTTTGGGTTAGGCAATGGATCAGCGAAAGGTGGTTCACCAAAAGCACGAGTTGCAGCTTACAAGGTCTGTTATCCCCCAGTTGGTGGAAATGAGTGCTTTGATGCAGATATCTTAGCAGCATTTGATACTGCAATAAGTGATGGGGTTGATGTCCTGTCCGTGTCACTGGGAGGGGATCCTACACCATTCTTTAATGACAGTGTTTCCATTGGGTCTTTCCATGCTGTAAAGAACGGGATTGTCGTCGTTTGTTCTGCTGGTAATTCTGGTCCTAATGATGCTACTGCCTCCAATCTTGCACCCTGGCAGATCACTGTTGGTGCCAGTACCATGGACAGGGAGTTCCCCAGTTATGTTACGCTTGGCAACAACATGACCTTCAAG GGAGAAAGTTTATCAAGAACAGCCCTGCCAAAGGATAAGTACTTCCCAATTATAAGTGCTTCAGATGCTAGAGCAGCTAATGCAGCTGTGGAAGACGC GCTGCTGTGCAAAGCTGGAACACTTGATCCCAAGAAGGCAGAGGGGAAGATCTTGGTCTGTCTCCGAGGGGGAAATGCAAGAGTGGACAAGGGTGAGCAAGCTGCTCTGGCTGGTGCTGTTGGGATGGTTCTTGCCAATGATAAGGATTCTGGCAATGAAATTATTGCTGACCCTCACATCCTTCCTGCTTCTCATCTCAATTACACCAATGGTGTCGCTATCTTCGCTTACATTAACTCCACTAA GTCTCCCATTGCTTATATCACACCTTCAACAACGCAAATCGGCACAAAGCCAGCTCCCTTCATGGCAGCATTTTCCTCTAAAGGTCCCAACACCATTGCTCCAGAGATCCTCAAG CCTGATATCACCGCACCAGGAGTGAGTATCATAGCAGCCTACACAGAAGCAGAAGGACCTACAAATGAAGATTTCGATACCCGACGAGTTCTGTTTAACTCGGTATCAGGCACTTCAATGTCATGTCCTCATGTTTCAGGCATTGCTGGCCTTCTAAGAACTCTGCATCCGACCTGGAGTCCTGCAGCAATTAAATCAGCAATTATGACTACCG CAATGACGCAGGACAATAACAGGGAGCCAATTCTGAATGCATCCTACACCAAGGCAACTCCATTCAGCTATGGAGCAGGACACATCAGACCAAACCAAGCTATGGATCCAGGGCTGGTTTATGACTTGTCTGTTTATGATCACCTCAACTTTCTATGCGCCATGGGGTATAACGCAACCCAAATTTTATCATTCTCTGAGACTCCCTACAGATGCCCCTCCAAGGCCATTAATCTTGCCAATTTCAATTACCCTTCCATCACCATCCCTAAATTCAATCGCACGGTCACATTCACTCGAAGAGTTAAAAATGTTGGCAGTAGTCCAAGTACTTACAAAGCTCGTATCATAAAACCAAGTGGGTTTTCCATTTCTGTTGAGCCAGAGGTGTTAAAGTTCAACAAGGTTGGGGAAGAGAAGAGCTTTAGAGTTACCCTGAAAAGCAAACAATTGTCTGCAAGAAAGGATTATGTCTTTGGAGAGTTGATTTGGTCTGATAATCAGCATTATGTTAGGAGTCCTATTGTAGTGAAGTGGTGA